GTCCCGGTGTTGCGCATTGTTCCCTATCGGGAGCAACCGGAAGCGCTCCTTGAGGGCCTCCGGGGCTCCGTGTTGGACTACAAGGATCCGTTTGAGCCCGTGGGGACCGAAGATTGGGAGCTCCAAGGGTGAGCGGTGTCCTGTTGGACACCCATGCTTGGATTTGGTGGCTATCTTCGCCCGAGCTTCTTTCTGAAACGGCTACCAAGGCGGTCAGGGAAGCTGTCTCCAGCGGAGCTGTCCACGTTTCGAGCATGAGCGCTTGGGAGGTCACCATGCTGGTGAAGAAGTCCCGACTCCGACTCCGACTCCCGGCG
This genomic stretch from Pseudomonadota bacterium harbors:
- a CDS encoding type II toxin-antitoxin system Phd/YefM family antitoxin yields the protein MPVPKRDVTERVSKAQFKAKALEYFRRVQETGDDLVVTDHGVPVLRIVPYREQPEALLEGLRGSVLDYKDPFEPVGTEDWELQG